The uncultured Methanobrevibacter sp. nucleotide sequence CTATCAAATGCAAAATTGGACCGAAAAACACATAAAAATCAAATAAGCCTATAAAATTTTACAGACTCTTTTTTTTTAAAATTCATTTAATAAAATTTATATTATTATAAAAAGATATTATTAATTAACTTTTAATTGAGTTTGTTGAGGTTAAATAATGTCTTTTTTAGGTAAAATTTTTAATAAAGGTCCTAAACCTATAATTGCTAAGTCTCATGAGGGAAATTTAGACTCTTTAAGAGCTAATAGGGCAGGTCCACAAAGTCCTGGTGCTGTTAAAAAGCCAGATGTTTTTTATGTAACTGCTTCTGTAGAATTAGGTAACACTACTACTAAATGTGTTGTTACAGCAACTAATTTAAATACTAGTGAATGTTATTTACTTGATAAAACAGTAAAAATGACTAGGGATATTCGTCCTCCTAAAGCTAATGAAGAAGTTTTTGGTAAAACTGTTTGGGGTATTGAACTTTCAAAAGAAGCTGTTGCAGATATGGTTAAAGACACTGTCTTAGAATCTTTAAGAAAATGTCATGTGGATAAAGACAATGATTTAGATTTTGTTGTTCGTTCTACGGGGGTAACTGCAGGTTTTGCTACTGCTGAAGAGGCTGGGCAATTGGTTATTGCATTAGCTGATGGTTGTTTAGATGCAGGTATTCCTCCAAGAAAAATGTCTCCTGCTATGAGTGTTTCTCAGCTTCCTGAAAGATTACAAAAATATTCTCTTTTGGATAATGTAATGTTTGATGGTGCAGTGGTTAGTGTTGTTCCACCTAAAGGTAAAGAGACTGTTGCAAATGAGATGGAAGGAGAGCTTGTTACTGCAGGTATAAAATTAGGTGCTAAATGGACTGATGTTGATTATAGAAATCCTTGTATTTCTCTTGATTTTGGTTCTACATTAGCTGGACGTGTTGTTAATGATAATCAACCTTA carries:
- a CDS encoding methanogenesis marker 14 protein, with amino-acid sequence MSFLGKIFNKGPKPIIAKSHEGNLDSLRANRAGPQSPGAVKKPDVFYVTASVELGNTTTKCVVTATNLNTSECYLLDKTVKMTRDIRPPKANEEVFGKTVWGIELSKEAVADMVKDTVLESLRKCHVDKDNDLDFVVRSTGVTAGFATAEEAGQLVIALADGCLDAGIPPRKMSPAMSVSQLPERLQKYSLLDNVMFDGAVVSVVPPKGKETVANEMEGELVTAGIKLGAKWTDVDYRNPCISLDFGSTLAGRVVNDNQPYANTVGNFLGLAGVVSDSLARGSGEIDKKNGAALDLYSDKLIKKANTKKAQANAEEAHKLIDIRKVPMDVDRFGTVPLDPVASENAGTTLIGCDVGVNGDKLGELMDLGSKFYENDGLPTLLSTMDYVSAKIVTRVLDVAFKEGIVTEGSALGITGRAGITGRKPQLILEAVRDKFENVVFVEDGLALGSAIMARCMNSMGTQKSPIGGCQGQKCILGKRMKLQGSKYA